A DNA window from Theobroma cacao cultivar B97-61/B2 chromosome 5, Criollo_cocoa_genome_V2, whole genome shotgun sequence contains the following coding sequences:
- the LOC18598184 gene encoding uncharacterized protein LOC18598184, whose product MHLQARIWSGWLKAKFNAAKGLECKGSIYDAAPTFESYGVSHGSADLVKAVPEDHKKFLADMVWVHEEDDVCIETEEGFKHCKLVAVHAGLERGKIQEQLEFLKARDTRVPKVTALSGRKDVWDIPKELTETIVVSGHHGKLHIDGLRLVIDEGGGLESNPVAAVVLPSMKIVCDTDNIS is encoded by the exons ATGCATTTGCAGGCGAGGATATGGAGTGGTTGGCTTAAGGCTAAGTTTAATGCTGCCAAAGGGTTGGAGTGTAAAGGTTCCATTTATGATGCTGCTCCTACGTTTGAGTCTTATGGAGTATCTCATGGATCTGCTG ATTTGGTCAAGGCAGTTCCTGAAGACCACAAGAAATTTCTAGCTGATATGGTTTGGGTTCATGAAGAG GATGATGTCTGTATAGAGACCGAGGAAGGATTTAAACATTGTAAATTGGTTGCTGTACATGCTGGTTTAGAGAGAGGGAAAATCCAAGAGCAGCTTGAATTTTTGAAAGCCCGAGACACCCGAGTGCCCAAGGTAACAGCTCTAAGCGGGAGGAAGGATGTTTGGGATATCCCCAAG GAGCTGACTGAGACAATTGTGGTAAGTGGTCACCACGGGAAACTTCACATCGATGGCCTTAGGCTGGTTATTGATGAAGGTGGAGGACTGGAGAGTAATCCGGTGGCTGCAGTCGTGCTTCCTTCAATGAAGATAGTTTGTGACACAGATAATATTTCTTAG